Part of the Azoarcus sp. KH32C genome, CCGCTCAAAACCTACGTCTGGGACGATGGACGCCTCCTGGCGCAGTTGGACCACGCCACCACTCCGCCCACGCTGCTGACTTTCGATACCGACCACCTCGGCACCCCGCGCACCGCCCGAACCAGCACCGGCACCGTGGTTTGGCGCTGGGACTCCGATGGCTACGGCACGACGCTACCCAATGAGGACCCGGACGGCGACGGCAAAAAAACGGTCATCAACCTTCGCTTCCCCGGCCAGTACTTTGACCAAGAGTCGGGTCTGCATTACAACTGGCATCGGTATTATTCGCCCAAGTTGGGGAGGTATCTCAGCGCGGATCCGATTGGGGTGGCGGGAGGTCCCAATATGTACCTCTATGTCAGGGGAAGTCCAACCAAATACGTTGATCCTGCTGGATTGGATAGAGAAGTTATTTTCTGGAGTCCGTTGCCGCACCCTGGTTCAATCTTTGGCCACGTTTCATCGCGAGGCGGAAATGGAGAAAACCAGTCTTTTGGCCCTGACGGCTGGGATAAGACTTATCCAGCCGCCGATCAATACATCGATCGCCAAACCACGAATAACAAGCGTACCGGGTTGGGGGTGGTCGTTGAACTCAATAAAGATCAGGATGCTCAGTACGACCAATGCATGTCCAATGCAAAGTCAACAATGTCGGGAGACGACTATAACGGTCTGACAAACTGTTCATCGCCATCTCAAGCTTGCCTCATTCAGGCTGGGATCCCCATTTCACCTTCAATTTTGCCTGGATCGTATCAGCAAGATCTGCTGAATAGCGGTTCCGTGAAGTCCATCAACTGGTATGGATCAAGGAAGTGAAAACAAAAACTCTCGTCATCCTCGCCCTCCTGACTACGCTCGTTTCGTTGTATGTTGGAGCAGGGTTTGACATTCAGGTAAATGCTCAAGTCCCCATTTACATTTCACGGGAGAACATCCCGTTGGCAGAGAGGCCCTTGCTGACCCAACTAAACCCTGGCGACCATGTACTGTCACTGGGATGCTTCGATAACAAATCGGACATTTTTTTTCATGTTGCCCTTCCAGACGACAGGGCGGGGTACCTCTACGATTTCAAGTTCGGCGCCAGTAAGCGGTTAATTCCAACCGTTATAGGTCTCAGGCATTTTCTGGCAGATCCAATCGCGAGTCTGCAATGTCTTATTATGATACCGGAGTACTCTGTCGAATTACGCAAGTAGGAATTTATCTCTAAACGTATGCAATCCGGACTGGCGCAGCCATTTCCAATCGCCTTTCGACATTTAGTGAATAACGAGATGGTGGCCAGTCATTTTTTGATACTCATGCTGCTTTCCGTCAGTGCATGCGATACTGATACAATGAGAAACGAGGCGAACAACAAGTCCGAATACTCGATTCTTCAGGCATACGAATACGAGTACCGGGAGGAAAAAAACGATATGAATCGCCCCGGGTTTCGCGGAGGCTCCAACTCTTGAGAAGATGGAGCCATGAAGAAGACGACGAAGTTCTCCCCCGAAGTGCGCGAGCGGGCCGTGCGCATGGTGTTCGAGCAGCGCGACCAGCATGGATCACAGTGGGCGGCGATCGAATCGATCGCGGCCAAGATCGGTTGCAGCGCGCAGACGCTGTCGAACTGGGTGCGCCGGTACGAGCGGGACACCGGGCAGCGTGATGGGGTCAGCACTGCAGAGGCGGCCCGCATCAAGGAGCTCGAGCGCGAGGTCCGCGAGCTGAAGAAGGCCAACGAGATTCTGCGCCTTGCCAGCGCGTATTTCGCGCAGGCGGAGCTCGACCGCCGCAACAAGTGATGAACAGTTTCATCGACACGCACCGCGAGCGCTTCGGGGTCGAGCCGATCTGCAGGGTGCTGCAGGTTGCCCCGTCGGCCTATCGTCGCGCGGTAGCCCGTCGGCGTGATCCCGCCTTGCGCTGTCTGCGAGCCCGTCGCGACGAGGTGCTGGAGGGGCACATCGAGCGGATCTGGGAGGCGAATCTGCAGGTGTATGGAGCGCGCAAGGTATGGCGGCAGTTGCAGCGGGAAGGCGTCGAGGTCGCCCGCTGCACGGTTGAACGGCTGATGCGTGCCCAGGGTTTGCGCGGTGCAATGCGCGGAAAGGCGCTGCGGACCACCCGCCCGGATTCGATTGCGCCGTGTCCGCTCGATCGCGTCAATCGCCAGTTCGTCGCCCAGCGCCCAAACCAATTGTGGGTGTCCGACTTTACGTATGTCTCGACCTGGCAGGGGTTCGTGTACGTCGCCTTTGTGGTCGACGTCTTCGCCCGCTACATCGTGGGTTGGCGCGTCAGTCGATCCATGCAGACCGAGTTCGTCCTCGACGCCCTGGAGCAGGCCCTGTGGGCTCGTCAGCCTGAACGTAATGCCTTGGTCCATCACAGCGATCGCGGTTCCCAGTACGTCTCGATCCGATACAGCGAACGTTTGGCAGAAGCGGGCATCGAGCCGTCGGTCGGCAGCCGTGGTGATAGCTACGACAATGCCCTGGCCGAAACCATCAACGGCCTGTACAAG contains:
- a CDS encoding RHS repeat-associated core domain-containing protein is translated as MQCIRSFLLPAYLIGLLPMLAGAAGTYQYDELGNLQVLTTTTGVHTYTYDEINRLDQESGPTGARDHVYDANGNRSTDGVGTTATYAPNSDRLATVNGTTVSLDAAGNILSDGVNTYTWDGAARLKTVSRGNKLWVTYYYDYKSRRTRKETTSRAPQGAQVVVYHYDLEDRLLAETLADGTPLKTYVWDDGRLLAQLDHATTPPTLLTFDTDHLGTPRTARTSTGTVVWRWDSDGYGTTLPNEDPDGDGKKTVINLRFPGQYFDQESGLHYNWHRYYSPKLGRYLSADPIGVAGGPNMYLYVRGSPTKYVDPAGLDREVIFWSPLPHPGSIFGHVSSRGGNGENQSFGPDGWDKTYPAADQYIDRQTTNNKRTGLGVVVELNKDQDAQYDQCMSNAKSTMSGDDYNGLTNCSSPSQACLIQAGIPISPSILPGSYQQDLLNSGSVKSINWYGSRK
- a CDS encoding IS3 family transposase (programmed frameshift), with amino-acid sequence MKKTTKFSPEVRERAVRMVFEQRDQHGSQWAAIESIAAKIGCSAQTLSNWVRRYERDTGQRDGVSTAEAARIKELEREVRELKKANEILRLASALFRAGGARPPQQVMNSFIDTHRERFGVEPICRVLQVAPSAYRRAVARRRDPALRCLRARRDEVLEGHIERIWEANLQVYGARKVWRQLQREGVEVARCTVERLMRAQGLRGAMRGKALRTTRPDSIAPCPLDRVNRQFVAQRPNQLWVSDFTYVSTWQGFVYVAFVVDVFARYIVGWRVSRSMQTEFVLDALEQALWARQPERNALVHHSDRGSQYVSIRYSERLAEAGIEPSVGSRGDSYDNALAETINGLYKAEVIHRRGPWKSVEAVELATLEWVSWFNHHRLLEPIGYIPPAEAEANYYRNLSEQAVAA